A genomic segment from Nitrosopumilus sp. K4 encodes:
- the sufC gene encoding Fe-S cluster assembly ATPase SufC → MAVLEIKDLHVAREGKEILKGVNLKTGPGEVHAIMGPNGSGKSTLAYTLLAHPKYEVTKGDILLDGESILELSADERAKKGLFLGFQYPTEVAGVGFSHFLRTAYNSLSKALQGEDREVFITVREFQKYLKDNLNKVGLKEEFLSRYLNEGFSGGEKKRAEVLQMAVLKPKISILDEPDSGLDIDAVQAVAKAISQVSGKDATVIVITHYARILKFLDKLDFVHVFARGKVLKTGDASLADKLENEGYDWILEQTA, encoded by the coding sequence ATGGCAGTACTTGAAATCAAAGATCTTCACGTAGCAAGAGAAGGAAAAGAAATTCTCAAAGGTGTAAATCTGAAAACAGGACCAGGAGAGGTTCACGCAATCATGGGGCCAAACGGTTCTGGAAAAAGTACTTTAGCTTACACATTACTTGCACATCCAAAATACGAGGTTACTAAAGGAGATATTTTGCTAGATGGTGAAAGTATTTTAGAATTATCAGCTGATGAACGTGCAAAGAAAGGATTGTTCTTAGGATTTCAATATCCAACAGAAGTGGCAGGGGTAGGATTTTCCCATTTTCTTAGAACAGCATACAACTCACTAAGTAAAGCATTACAAGGTGAAGACAGAGAAGTATTCATCACAGTAAGAGAATTTCAAAAATATCTCAAAGATAACTTAAACAAGGTTGGATTAAAAGAAGAATTCCTATCAAGATATCTAAATGAAGGATTTTCAGGCGGTGAGAAAAAGCGCGCAGAGGTTTTACAAATGGCAGTATTAAAACCAAAAATTTCAATTCTTGATGAACCAGATTCGGGTTTAGACATTGATGCTGTCCAGGCAGTTGCAAAAGCAATTAGTCAAGTATCAGGAAAAGATGCAACAGTTATTGTGATTACTCACTATGCAAGAATCCTAAAGTTCCTAGACAAGCTAGACTTTGTGCATGTGTTTGCAAGAGGCAAAGTTTTGAAAACAGGTGATGCATCACTTGCAGACAAGCTAGAAAACGAAGGTTATGATTGGATTTTAGAACAAACCGCATAA
- a CDS encoding DUF167 domain-containing protein, whose translation MIYKVHVEFSKEFLEVKEDQINIGLKSKPIKGQANMEIIKKLAKHFGVSSGLVQIKSGHKSQEKIIEISQQKI comes from the coding sequence TTGATTTACAAAGTACACGTAGAATTTTCAAAAGAATTTTTAGAAGTTAAAGAGGATCAAATCAACATAGGATTAAAATCAAAACCAATCAAGGGACAAGCCAATATGGAAATTATTAAGAAACTAGCAAAACATTTTGGGGTATCATCAGGACTGGTTCAAATAAAATCAGGACATAAATCTCAAGAAAAGATAATAGAAATTTCACAACAGAAAATCTAG
- a CDS encoding chlorite dismutase family protein: protein MSENDEQYYFNFSFFKIDPKWRWMADLAKEESAKEVDNILNNSGIMYRSYSNLGLRDDSDFLLWFAAKSIEEIQSVIEKLYKTVFGKYIIPSMTFLSCTRPSIYVQGARKEHGFLTGKEPKKHVIVYPFTKTREWYLLPQDKRQKIMDEHIEVSKKYPQVVLNTTYSFGIHDEDFMLAFEVENIRDFQDLIMDLRETEVSSYVKNDIPMIVCVKKDIVPLITSLG from the coding sequence ATGTCAGAAAATGATGAACAATATTATTTCAATTTCTCATTTTTCAAAATCGATCCCAAATGGAGATGGATGGCAGATTTGGCAAAAGAAGAATCAGCAAAAGAAGTAGACAATATTTTAAACAATTCAGGAATAATGTACAGATCATATTCCAATTTAGGATTAAGAGATGACTCGGATTTTTTGTTGTGGTTTGCAGCAAAATCAATTGAAGAAATCCAATCAGTTATAGAAAAATTATACAAAACAGTTTTTGGAAAATACATCATCCCTTCTATGACTTTTCTCTCATGTACTAGACCTTCGATTTATGTCCAAGGGGCAAGGAAAGAACATGGTTTTCTTACTGGAAAGGAACCAAAAAAACATGTTATAGTTTATCCATTTACTAAAACCAGAGAATGGTATCTTCTACCCCAAGACAAGAGACAAAAAATTATGGACGAACATATCGAAGTCAGTAAAAAATACCCACAGGTAGTACTCAATACAACTTACTCTTTTGGAATACATGATGAAGATTTTATGTTGGCATTTGAGGTTGAGAACATCAGAGACTTTCAGGATCTCATCATGGATTTGAGGGAAACAGAAGTTTCATCATATGTGAAAAACGACATTCCAATGATTGTATGTGTCAAAAAGGATATTGTACCTCTAATCACAAGCCTAGGGTAA
- a CDS encoding aldo/keto reductase: MKYKKLGKSGIEVSEIGFGAWSIALDWWGKKIEEDEAKKMLKRAYDLGINYFETADMYGKGKSEKLIGEVFKGMRDEIVISTKYGYDFSNVEQIGHAELPQNYSPEYTRKALDACLERLQTDYLDSLGLHNPKLHHIRNDETFNTIDELIKEGKIRTAQVALGPAIGWTQEGLEAMDRKSVSSIQTVYNILEQTPGNELIQKAEKEDVGILVRVPDASGILTGKVKADTVIPSNDHRKDRKIEWRKSALEKVEQFRPIAERNGLNITEFAIKFILSKNKIASVLPTVVSEEEIEMFAAISDGKYLSSSDMKEIEELYNTWPAYELKATPQTN; this comes from the coding sequence ATGAAATACAAGAAATTAGGTAAAAGCGGAATTGAAGTATCTGAGATAGGTTTTGGGGCATGGAGTATTGCCTTAGATTGGTGGGGAAAGAAAATTGAAGAAGATGAAGCAAAAAAGATGTTAAAAAGAGCTTATGATTTAGGAATTAATTATTTTGAAACAGCAGATATGTATGGAAAAGGAAAAAGTGAGAAACTTATCGGTGAAGTTTTCAAAGGAATGAGAGACGAGATCGTCATTTCAACAAAGTATGGTTATGATTTTTCAAATGTAGAACAAATTGGCCATGCAGAACTTCCTCAAAATTATAGTCCAGAATACACCAGAAAAGCACTCGATGCATGTCTGGAAAGACTACAAACAGATTATTTGGATTCATTAGGATTACACAATCCAAAATTACACCACATAAGAAATGATGAGACATTCAACACCATTGATGAGTTAATCAAAGAAGGAAAAATTAGAACAGCTCAAGTCGCACTAGGTCCTGCAATAGGATGGACACAAGAAGGGCTCGAAGCAATGGACAGAAAAAGCGTTTCATCTATTCAAACCGTCTACAATATTTTAGAACAGACTCCTGGAAATGAATTAATTCAAAAAGCTGAAAAAGAAGATGTTGGAATCCTAGTCAGAGTTCCAGATGCATCAGGAATCTTAACAGGAAAAGTAAAGGCAGACACAGTCATTCCAAGCAATGATCATAGAAAAGATCGAAAGATAGAATGGAGAAAATCAGCACTAGAGAAAGTAGAACAATTCAGGCCAATTGCTGAACGAAACGGACTTAACATCACAGAATTTGCAATCAAATTCATATTATCAAAGAATAAGATTGCATCAGTTTTACCCACAGTTGTAAGCGAAGAAGAAATTGAAATGTTTGCAGCAATTTCTGATGGCAAATACCTTAGTTCATCAGATATGAAAGAAATTGAAGAATTATACAATACATGGCCAGCATATGAATTAAAGGCTACACCTCAAACAAACTAG
- a CDS encoding Lrp/AsnC family transcriptional regulator: MDELDKEILNEIQWTFPLVTRPFDVIAKKFDTTPEIIKERMNALKQSGVLRQLSAIFDTRKLGYTSSLVAMEIEKDQLEHVASQINRHPGVSHNYERDHQFNLWFTLAVPPGSDLKTELDKFNVLKGITKVRMLPTLQLFKIGVKLDMVDEKKHEVAPTEKKKEIQNVKFEPTDEDKAFVRELQKDMEIIDEPFVKAANNLSISEDQLFEKMKYYESIGVMRRFAAILRHRQVGFTANGMIVWKVPEDRISEVGGKLGAFPQVSHCYERPTYPDWPYNVFSMIHCKTHDEAHEMAKNIQDQIHVDDYKILFSSREFKKTRVEYFVENNFSLEESITVS, translated from the coding sequence ATGGATGAGTTGGATAAAGAAATCCTCAATGAGATTCAATGGACTTTTCCACTTGTAACTAGACCCTTTGATGTGATTGCAAAAAAATTTGACACTACTCCTGAAATTATCAAAGAACGCATGAATGCGTTAAAACAATCTGGTGTTCTGAGACAACTGAGCGCAATTTTTGACACAAGAAAACTAGGTTATACCAGCTCTTTGGTTGCAATGGAAATTGAAAAAGATCAACTTGAACACGTTGCAAGTCAAATTAATCGTCATCCTGGTGTTAGTCATAATTATGAACGAGATCATCAGTTTAATCTCTGGTTTACTTTGGCAGTTCCTCCTGGCTCTGATTTGAAAACAGAACTTGACAAATTTAATGTCTTAAAAGGAATTACAAAAGTTAGGATGCTTCCAACATTACAACTATTCAAAATTGGTGTAAAACTTGACATGGTAGATGAAAAGAAACATGAAGTTGCACCAACTGAAAAGAAAAAAGAAATACAAAATGTAAAATTTGAGCCTACTGACGAAGATAAGGCGTTTGTCAGAGAACTCCAAAAAGATATGGAAATAATTGATGAACCTTTTGTAAAAGCTGCAAACAACCTTAGCATTTCAGAAGATCAGTTGTTTGAAAAAATGAAATACTATGAAAGTATTGGAGTAATGCGAAGATTTGCAGCAATTCTAAGACATCGTCAAGTTGGATTTACTGCAAATGGAATGATTGTCTGGAAAGTTCCTGAGGATAGAATTTCTGAGGTTGGAGGTAAACTTGGTGCATTTCCGCAGGTAAGTCATTGCTATGAAAGACCTACATATCCTGATTGGCCTTACAATGTATTTTCTATGATTCATTGTAAGACTCATGACGAGGCACATGAAATGGCAAAAAACATTCAGGACCAAATTCATGTTGATGATTATAAAATACTGTTTAGCTCCCGTGAATTCAAAAAAACACGTGTAGAATATTTTGTAGAAAATAACTTTAGTTTAGAAGAATCTATTACTGTTTCTTAA
- a CDS encoding bifunctional precorrin-2 dehydrogenase/sirohydrochlorin ferrochelatase, whose amino-acid sequence MIVDLNLQNKNVIVIGGGKEALKRINSLLNQNCKITVVSKKTNTAINKLATSKKIKLEKKNIQEVSFLSELKPDMVITATDDNLLNQKIIKAAKRKKIIAYSSDNPDESDFSNPAIIDFENTIKIAIFTGGKSPAMSKKLKAKSEKIFKKIITKKEIGQIKIQEIARKMAKESIPTQAARKEYINNIMSDNKIDQLIKDGHFKKAEKRAITILRDWK is encoded by the coding sequence ATGATAGTGGATCTGAATCTCCAAAACAAAAATGTGATTGTCATTGGAGGGGGAAAGGAAGCCCTAAAAAGAATAAACTCACTCTTGAATCAAAATTGTAAGATTACAGTGGTTAGTAAAAAAACAAACACAGCAATTAACAAACTTGCTACATCTAAAAAAATCAAATTAGAAAAAAAGAACATTCAAGAAGTGTCATTTCTATCAGAATTAAAGCCAGACATGGTAATCACAGCAACTGATGACAATTTGCTAAATCAAAAAATCATCAAAGCTGCAAAGAGAAAAAAGATCATAGCATACAGTTCGGATAATCCAGATGAGAGTGATTTTTCAAATCCAGCAATAATTGATTTTGAAAATACAATAAAAATTGCAATTTTCACAGGAGGAAAAAGTCCTGCAATGTCAAAGAAATTAAAAGCAAAGTCTGAGAAAATTTTCAAGAAAATTATCACAAAAAAAGAGATAGGACAAATTAAAATTCAAGAGATCGCACGAAAGATGGCAAAAGAGAGCATTCCCACTCAAGCAGCAAGAAAAGAATACATTAACAATATCATGAGTGATAACAAGATTGATCAGTTAATAAAAGACGGTCACTTCAAAAAGGCTGAAAAGCGCGCAATTACAATATTGAGGGATTGGAAATGA
- the hemA gene encoding glutamyl-tRNA reductase — MKQNIINARVTFRNSPIHVLEKFTIKNIDNAYEEFKKHSGLDECVIIQTCNRIELFGKSKEYDVDKIRKTWASLTGLDEETFKENLELVENQEALHHLLKLTSGLDSMVVGEEQILGQIKNSITSARNTKASGRHLNTLFDKAIRIGTRIRNSSGIGRGGISVGSMAVKLAEENIDELKFKKTLLIGTGEVSTLVAKSLQRRGYDFAVTSRTLERSKAFCETMGGNPVKFEEVLSGFENYDVLFVATTAPYFLVTYDRIIKAMKQNKKGMMILDLSNPRTVDEKVATIAGVKLMNLDQIAEMVEKNMTARLNKVKTVENIINEEVSVLEASMKRLDAEPLVKDVFKNIDSLRAKELQKALQMLDEKDEKKIKIIEELTKAVVESIVSTPMNNIRKASEQGDPDILETASKLFDYKKQAD; from the coding sequence ATGAAACAAAACATCATAAATGCACGTGTTACTTTTCGTAATTCACCAATTCATGTTTTAGAAAAATTCACAATCAAGAACATAGATAATGCGTATGAGGAATTCAAAAAACATTCAGGGTTAGATGAATGTGTGATAATTCAGACATGTAACAGAATAGAGCTTTTTGGAAAATCAAAAGAATATGACGTAGATAAGATCAGAAAAACATGGGCATCTTTAACAGGGTTGGATGAAGAAACATTCAAAGAAAATTTAGAATTAGTTGAGAATCAAGAGGCATTACATCATCTCCTAAAACTTACCTCAGGTCTAGACTCAATGGTAGTAGGCGAAGAGCAAATCTTAGGTCAGATAAAAAATTCCATCACATCTGCAAGAAATACAAAAGCATCAGGACGACATCTCAATACTTTATTTGACAAGGCCATCCGAATAGGAACCAGAATTAGAAATTCTAGTGGGATTGGAAGGGGAGGAATATCCGTAGGGTCTATGGCAGTAAAACTAGCAGAAGAAAACATTGATGAATTAAAATTTAAAAAAACATTACTGATTGGAACAGGAGAAGTATCCACACTGGTTGCAAAATCACTTCAGAGAAGGGGATATGATTTTGCAGTAACTAGCAGGACATTAGAGAGATCAAAAGCATTTTGTGAAACAATGGGAGGAAATCCAGTTAAATTTGAAGAGGTTCTTTCAGGATTTGAAAATTATGATGTTTTGTTTGTAGCAACAACTGCACCTTATTTTCTTGTAACATATGACAGAATCATCAAAGCTATGAAACAAAACAAGAAAGGGATGATGATTCTAGATCTGTCAAATCCCAGGACAGTAGATGAAAAAGTAGCTACTATTGCAGGGGTTAAACTGATGAATCTTGATCAGATTGCAGAAATGGTTGAAAAAAACATGACGGCCAGATTAAACAAGGTTAAAACCGTTGAAAATATAATTAATGAAGAGGTTTCAGTTTTAGAAGCCTCAATGAAAAGATTAGATGCAGAACCATTGGTAAAAGATGTTTTCAAGAATATTGATTCACTTAGGGCCAAAGAATTGCAAAAAGCACTACAAATGTTAGATGAAAAAGACGAAAAGAAAATCAAAATCATTGAAGAATTGACAAAAGCAGTAGTAGAAAGCATAGTATCAACACCTATGAACAACATCAGAAAAGCATCTGAGCAAGGAGACCCAGACATTTTGGAGACTGCCAGCAAATTATTTGACTATAAAAAACAGGCAGATTAG
- the hemB gene encoding porphobilinogen synthase: MSFPTRRLRRLRTSAKMRELVQETNLSPRDFICPVFVQEDLKTRIKVESMSEIERLPLEDINDEVETISDLGIPAIMLFGIPSNKDEAGSSAFDDNGIVQKAIAQIRKNFGDKIVIMADVCLCQFTSTGHCGIIQGNKIDNDTSLETLAKTAVSQAKAGVDTVSPSAMMDGQVAAIRKALDDEGFTDVSIMSHSAKHRSSFYSPFRDAAECAPKFGDRKTYQVPFTNAREAMMEVETDINEGVDIVMIKPALSYLDLIAETRKRFNVPVAAYSVSGEYALVKGAATQGWVNEKDITEEILYSIKRAGADMIVTYFAKSAARFLQES; the protein is encoded by the coding sequence ATGTCATTCCCTACAAGACGTCTGCGCAGATTAAGGACATCAGCAAAGATGAGAGAACTAGTCCAAGAAACGAATCTCTCACCCAGAGACTTTATCTGCCCAGTATTTGTTCAAGAGGATCTTAAAACAAGAATCAAGGTAGAATCAATGTCTGAAATTGAAAGATTGCCTTTAGAAGACATCAACGATGAAGTAGAAACTATTTCGGATCTAGGGATCCCAGCAATCATGTTATTTGGCATTCCCTCTAACAAAGATGAAGCAGGCTCATCAGCATTTGACGATAACGGAATTGTGCAAAAGGCGATTGCGCAAATTAGAAAGAATTTTGGAGACAAAATAGTAATCATGGCAGATGTATGTTTGTGTCAATTTACATCAACAGGTCATTGTGGAATTATTCAAGGAAATAAAATAGATAACGATACAAGTTTAGAAACATTAGCAAAAACTGCGGTAAGTCAAGCAAAAGCTGGAGTAGATACAGTGTCGCCTTCGGCAATGATGGACGGGCAAGTGGCTGCAATCAGAAAGGCCCTAGATGATGAAGGGTTTACAGACGTTTCAATAATGTCTCATTCTGCAAAGCATCGTTCCTCATTTTACTCGCCATTTAGAGACGCAGCTGAATGCGCACCAAAATTCGGAGATAGAAAAACATACCAGGTTCCATTTACAAATGCAAGAGAAGCTATGATGGAAGTGGAGACAGACATCAATGAAGGAGTAGACATTGTGATGATAAAACCAGCATTATCATATCTGGATTTGATTGCAGAAACTAGAAAAAGATTCAATGTGCCAGTTGCAGCATATAGTGTGTCAGGAGAATATGCACTTGTAAAGGGGGCAGCAACTCAAGGATGGGTTAATGAAAAAGACATTACAGAAGAAATTTTGTATTCAATAAAAAGAGCAGGAGCAGACATGATTGTCACATATTTTGCAAAATCTGCCGCAAGATTCCTTCAAGAGTCATGA
- a CDS encoding peptidase, giving the protein MKPEITAITAILLVGSITSFATAEGVPAWVKNNAGWWADGTISESEFIQGIQFLIKDGIIVVPMTSVSAEKSEGVPAWVKNNAGWWADGTISDGEFVNGIQHLIKTGIISVPVSQQMSETPMKTTDDSKLAVLEAELERCAEIVKAYPRLNCEKAAKHQIEAYSIKKNGQSFQAGPVTYYWPGLGTEGNSFEITESGQAILSVRILAENNGSSDNVSMMCTGPAVCNYDVWNGEKAFKYSGMDFTNGQIVLQSGESAIFNMLFGPNIGYGGTQFIYDPSKDYVFRISEPYGSVNIPLNIQ; this is encoded by the coding sequence ATGAAACCCGAAATAACTGCAATCACCGCAATTCTGCTGGTTGGCTCAATTACCTCTTTTGCAACTGCAGAAGGTGTACCTGCTTGGGTAAAAAATAACGCAGGCTGGTGGGCTGATGGAACTATCTCCGAATCAGAATTTATTCAGGGAATTCAATTCCTTATCAAAGATGGTATAATTGTAGTTCCTATGACATCTGTTTCTGCTGAAAAGTCTGAAGGTGTACCTGCTTGGGTAAAAAATAACGCAGGCTGGTGGGCTGATGGAACAATATCTGATGGTGAATTTGTTAATGGCATTCAACATTTAATCAAGACTGGGATAATTTCTGTTCCTGTATCGCAACAAATGTCTGAAACTCCTATGAAAACAACTGATGATTCTAAATTAGCAGTACTGGAAGCCGAACTAGAGAGATGCGCTGAAATTGTAAAAGCATATCCGCGACTAAACTGTGAAAAAGCAGCAAAGCACCAAATTGAAGCTTACAGCATAAAGAAAAACGGTCAATCATTCCAAGCAGGTCCTGTTACCTATTATTGGCCAGGACTTGGAACTGAAGGCAATTCATTTGAAATTACCGAATCCGGTCAAGCAATTCTTTCTGTCAGGATTTTAGCTGAAAACAATGGTTCATCAGACAATGTCTCTATGATGTGTACTGGTCCTGCAGTTTGCAATTATGATGTTTGGAATGGTGAAAAGGCATTCAAATACTCTGGAATGGACTTTACAAACGGACAAATTGTTTTGCAATCTGGAGAATCTGCAATCTTCAACATGTTGTTTGGTCCTAACATTGGATATGGTGGAACACAATTCATCTATGATCCTTCAAAAGATTATGTCTTTAGGATCTCAGAGCCTTATGGGAGCGTCAATATTCCATTGAATATTCAGTGA
- a CDS encoding YbgA family protein, with amino-acid sequence MSKNQDRQNRRNIMISEEDVKQYVFERFNDVKRTKKIKDLASFQAMNKYMIMVHGQEELKKLGNIVANHKKIPFEEILEKYERHLKRAFEKHPTTKMHINVMMHIFGYFSKDFSQHEKEIFLKLLEKYRNEKITIGNMLSKINPIIFRFNNTYLASQTYFLLYSDTQSEILLQMFQTDKQNP; translated from the coding sequence ATGAGCAAAAATCAAGACAGACAGAATAGAAGAAACATTATGATTTCTGAAGAAGATGTAAAACAATATGTCTTTGAGCGATTTAACGATGTAAAAAGAACTAAAAAGATCAAAGACTTGGCAAGTTTTCAAGCAATGAACAAGTACATGATAATGGTTCATGGTCAAGAAGAATTAAAAAAATTGGGCAATATTGTTGCCAATCACAAAAAAATTCCATTTGAAGAAATTCTAGAAAAATATGAAAGACATCTCAAAAGAGCATTTGAGAAACATCCTACAACAAAAATGCACATTAATGTAATGATGCACATATTTGGATACTTTTCAAAAGATTTTAGCCAACATGAAAAAGAAATTTTTCTGAAATTACTTGAGAAATACAGAAATGAAAAGATCACCATAGGAAATATGTTATCAAAAATTAATCCAATAATTTTTAGATTTAACAACACATATCTTGCCAGTCAAACCTATTTTCTACTTTATTCTGATACACAATCTGAAATTCTTTTGCAAATGTTTCAGACAGACAAACAAAATCCATGA
- a CDS encoding NAD(P)H-binding protein, whose protein sequence is MNQKLSEDSYHQNTPYSILVSGATGFIGSRLISHLVSLGYTVKGMSRNKIDDTNNVKYVQVDVFDVEQLKKAMTGIETAYYLLHSMEGSKEQWKEFTSREKLQAKNFLKAATDAGVKRIIYLGGLVNDSLGLSPHMQSRKQVGEILSSGNIPVTELRASLIIGAKGGSYAMLRYLVERLRIMVTPSWVKSMAQPIAVDDVVSYLVGCMEHDETAGKIYEIGGPDKMTYEELMRVYAAYLNKNLFIIQIPFLTTRLSSYWVDLITPVKASLARPLIDSLVHDTVVTDDSITKIIPIRLKSVRESIDIATKEMQQNPPPVELKHEKTGFQINQKLLMVSLVAMAVIGSTYYWLDDRPSVYEPAWIFASVVWYIAILSAIIFVKNKTRLGYLIGGVLSWITMAFWLFDNFYFVFSTTLISDIPNYAITIRNFVGTAIAAIAIIASHNTFHKVIDYQYKGTPI, encoded by the coding sequence ATGAATCAGAAATTGTCTGAAGATTCTTATCATCAAAATACTCCTTACTCTATTTTAGTTTCTGGCGCAACTGGTTTTATTGGTTCTAGATTGATCTCACATTTGGTTTCTTTAGGGTATACTGTAAAAGGAATGAGTAGAAACAAGATTGATGATACAAATAATGTAAAGTATGTTCAAGTAGATGTTTTTGATGTTGAACAGCTAAAAAAAGCAATGACGGGAATTGAAACTGCATATTATCTGCTTCATTCAATGGAAGGTAGCAAAGAACAATGGAAAGAATTTACTTCTCGTGAAAAACTCCAAGCCAAAAATTTTCTTAAGGCTGCTACTGATGCAGGTGTTAAGAGAATTATCTATCTTGGTGGATTAGTAAATGATAGTTTGGGTTTATCACCTCACATGCAAAGTAGAAAACAAGTTGGTGAGATCTTATCTTCCGGTAACATTCCTGTTACTGAGTTACGTGCATCGCTAATCATTGGTGCAAAAGGTGGCTCTTATGCCATGTTGAGATATCTGGTAGAACGATTACGAATCATGGTTACACCTTCGTGGGTAAAATCTATGGCTCAACCAATTGCAGTTGATGATGTAGTGTCTTATCTAGTTGGATGTATGGAACATGATGAAACTGCAGGGAAAATTTATGAAATTGGTGGTCCTGACAAAATGACTTATGAAGAGTTAATGCGTGTTTATGCAGCATATTTGAACAAAAATCTATTCATTATTCAAATTCCATTTCTGACAACCCGCCTTTCATCTTATTGGGTTGATCTGATTACTCCTGTAAAGGCATCTCTTGCACGGCCCTTGATTGACAGTCTAGTTCATGATACTGTTGTAACAGATGATTCTATCACCAAAATCATTCCCATTCGGTTAAAATCTGTTCGAGAATCTATTGACATTGCAACTAAAGAAATGCAGCAAAATCCCCCTCCTGTTGAACTAAAGCATGAAAAAACAGGATTTCAGATAAATCAGAAACTATTGATGGTGTCCCTTGTAGCCATGGCTGTAATAGGATCTACGTATTATTGGCTAGATGATAGGCCCAGTGTATATGAACCTGCATGGATTTTTGCAAGTGTGGTTTGGTACATTGCAATACTTTCTGCAATCATATTTGTCAAAAATAAGACTCGTCTTGGTTATCTCATTGGAGGTGTGCTTTCTTGGATAACTATGGCGTTTTGGTTATTTGATAATTTTTATTTTGTTTTTAGTACTACTCTGATATCTGACATTCCAAACTATGCAATTACTATACGAAACTTTGTTGGAACTGCAATTGCAGCAATTGCAATAATTGCATCTCATAACACATTTCATAAAGTAATTGATTATCAATACAAAGGAACACCTATTTGA
- a CDS encoding B12-binding domain-containing protein: MVYIRAKKVKSDQYLYLVKSVWDSKKNTSKQEIVKYLGKASDVDKDDIPTDYRNDPKILSVLAKFNPKDIKKREEASKKSKQQLFQKLTDGDIQGSLKIYEDYIKIFNASDFFDKILKPVMYKVGDDWAKGKISIATEHVASNVAQTLVKIIMERVSATGSKKRIMICVPLGEEHHLGCDVIETYLSIKGFKIYNMGTSLPTESILSFIDANKPDVLLLSITLEDNLSAGQRLVRKIKDQFNIPILVGGFAFQSKKIPKFDAKIIVESTLEEIPRLIRTA; the protein is encoded by the coding sequence ATGGTGTACATCAGAGCCAAGAAAGTAAAATCAGATCAATATCTGTATCTTGTCAAAAGTGTATGGGATTCAAAGAAAAACACTTCAAAACAAGAGATTGTGAAATATCTGGGAAAAGCCTCTGATGTAGACAAGGATGACATTCCAACAGATTATAGAAATGATCCCAAAATATTATCAGTACTAGCAAAATTCAATCCCAAAGATATCAAAAAGAGAGAAGAGGCATCAAAAAAATCCAAACAACAACTATTCCAAAAATTAACAGATGGTGATATTCAAGGTTCGCTGAAAATTTATGAAGATTATATCAAAATTTTTAATGCATCTGACTTTTTTGATAAAATTCTAAAACCGGTGATGTATAAAGTCGGTGATGATTGGGCAAAAGGCAAAATAAGTATCGCTACAGAACATGTGGCAAGCAATGTAGCTCAGACATTGGTAAAAATTATCATGGAGCGAGTTTCAGCCACAGGAAGTAAAAAAAGGATCATGATTTGTGTGCCTCTAGGAGAAGAGCATCATCTCGGATGCGATGTAATTGAAACTTATCTGTCAATAAAGGGCTTTAAAATATACAACATGGGAACATCATTACCAACAGAATCAATACTTAGTTTCATCGATGCCAATAAACCAGATGTATTACTGTTATCAATTACTTTAGAAGACAATTTATCTGCAGGACAAAGACTGGTGAGAAAAATTAAGGATCAATTCAACATTCCAATATTAGTAGGCGGATTTGCATTTCAATCTAAAAAAATTCCAAAATTTGATGCAAAAATTATTGTAGAATCTACATTAGAAGAGATTCCAAGACTCATCAGAACAGCATAA